The sequence TACGCGCGGTCGGCGGGCATGGGCGGCTCCCTGGCGAACGGATCGGCTGCGTCGATTGTGTCAGGCCGCCGTCCAGCCCGGCGCGCCGAGGAGGTGGTCCACGAACAACCGCGTGGTCGCGGTGGGGTCGGGGCCCGACACGGCGTGCCAGGGACGGTCCAGCGGGGTGCCGGGGGCGTCGACCACGACGAGCCGTCCGTCGGCCAGGTGCGCGCCGACCGCCTCCCGCGACACCAGCGCCGCGCCGAGCCCCGCCGCCGCGCCCGCGACGACCGCGCCGTTGGACCCGAGGACGAGCCGGGGCGGCGCCGCGTCGTGCTCGGCCAGGTACGCCTCGGCGGTCGCGCGGGTGCCCGAGCCGGGCTCGCGCATCACCCACGGCGTCGCGTCCAGCGAGAACCCGGCGGCCAGGCCCGGAGCCCCGACGACCACGAGGTCGTTCGGGTGCCGGGCGAGGACGGTCGCGTCCAGCTCGGCGGGCGGGCGCCCCGCGAGGACCAGGTCGGCGTCGTGCGCGCCGAGCCGGTCGAACACCGCGCGGCGCGGCCCGACGAACAGGGTCAGCTCCACGTCCGGCCAGCGCGTCCGGAACCCCGCGAGCAGGTCGGGGAGCAGTTCGTCGGCGGCCGTCGTGACCGCCGCGAGCCGCAGCGGCCCGCGCGCCGGGTCCGCCGCGCCCCGCGCCGCCGCCCGGCCCTGCTCCAGCAGCCCGAGCACCTGCCGCGCGTACCCGGCGTAGACCGCGCCCGGCGGGGTCAGCGCCAGGCCCCGCCCGGCCCGCCGGACGAGCGGGACGCCCAGGTCACGGGCCAGTCCCGCCACCGCCGCCGACACCGCCGACTCCGTCACGTACAGCCGCCGCGCGGCCTCCCGGACCGAGCCCGTCTCGGCGACGGTGACGAACGTCCGCAACCGTCCCTCGGTCATCCGCACGACCTCCTGGTTCAACCGAACACTTGATGTTCGGCCCGGAACACTTGATGGACAGCGCAAGTATCGGGCGGCGAAGCTCGTCCCGTCCACGAGACACCGTGGCCGGAACGCGGCGCTCCTCCCGTCGACCCCTGGGCCTGCCGTCCTTTCTCGGGAGAGGCGCCGCGTTCCGGTCCGAAGACCCGCCGTCCCGGCGGAGAAGGAGAGCGCACATGAGCGCGGGCCGATGGTCGGCGGGCGTGATCCCGTATGCGGAGATGGGCTACTGGCGTCCGGACTACGAGCCGAAGGACAGCGACATCCTCGCCGCCTTCCGGATCACGCCGCAGCAGGGCGTGCCGCCGGAGGAGGCCGGCGCGGCCGTCGCGGGCGAGTCGTCCACGGCGACCTGGACGGTCGTCTGGACCGACCGCCTCACCAGCTACGAGAACTACCAGGCCAAGTGCTACCGGGTGGAGCCCGTCCCGGGGCAGGAGGGCCAGTTCATCGCCTACATCGCCTACGACCTCGACCTGTTCGAGGAGGGGTCGATCGCGAACCTCACGTCGTCGATCATCGGCAACGTGTTCGGGTTCAAGGCGCTGAAGGCGCTCCGCCTGGAGGACATGCGGATCCCGACGCACTACGTCAAGACGTTCCAGGGCCCCGCGCACGGCATCATCATGGAGCGCGAGTACCTCGGCAAGTTCGGCCGCCCGCTGCTCGGCGCGACCGTCAAGCCGAAGCTCGGCCTGTCGGCCCGCAACTACGGCCGCGTCGTCTACGAGGCCCTCCGCGGCGGCCTCGACTTCACCAAGGACGACGAGAACATCAACTCCCAGCCGTTCATGCGCTGGCGCGACCGGTTCCTCTACTGCATGGAGGGCGTCAACAAGGCGCAGGCCGCGACGGGCGAGATCAAGGGCCACTACCTCAACGTCACCGCCGGGACGATGGAGGCGATGTACGAGCGGGCCGAGTTCGCCAAGGCGCTCGGCAGCGTCATCGTCATGATCGACCTGACGATCGGCTACACCGCGATCCAGTCGATGGCGAACTGGGCGCGGGCGAACGGCACGATCCTGCACCTGCACCGCGCCGGCCACTCCACCTACACGCGGCAGAAGAACCACGGCGTCAGCTTCCGCGTGATCGCCAAGTGGATGCGGCTCGCGGGCGTCGACCACATCCACGCCGGGACGGTCGTCGGCAAGCTGGAGGGCGACCCGAACACCGTCGCCGGCTTCTACGACACGCTGCGGCTGGACAAGATCGCCGCCGACCCGGTGAAGGGCCTGTACTTCGACCAGGAGTGGGCGTCGCTGCCGGGGACGATGCCGGTCGCGTCCGGCGGCATCCACGCCGGGCAGATGCACCAGCTCCTGCACTACCTGGACGAGGACGTCGTCCTCCAGTTCGGCGGCGGGACGATCGGCCACCCGATGGGCATCGCCGCGGGCGCCGCCGCCAACCGCGTCGCGCTGGAGGCGATGATCAAGGCGCGCAACGAGGGCCGCGACTTCCTCAAGGAGGGCGGCGACATCCTGCGCGCCGCCGCCAAGCACAGCCGCGAGCTGGACGTCGCCCTGTCCACCTGGGGCGACATCACGTTCAACTACGAGTCCACCGACACCCCTGACGTCGTCGAGACCCCGGTGAGCATCTGATGCGCGTGACCCAAGGAACCTTCTCCTACCTGCCGGACTTCACCGACGAGGAGATCGCCCGGCAGATCGCCTACGCCCTGGACCGGGACTGGCCCTGCTCGGTGGAGTTCACCGACGACCCGCACCCCCGGAACTCCTACTGGGAGATGTGGGGCCTGCCGATGTTCGACCTCAAGGACCCGGCGGGCGTCCTGCTCGAAGTGAACGAGTGCCGCAAGGCCTACCCGAACCACTACATCCGGCTGAACGCCTACGACGCCCGGTACGGACGGCAGACGACCGCTTTGTCGTTCATCGTCCAGCGTCCCGCCGAGGAGCCCGGGTTCCGGCTGGACCGCACCGAGACCTCCGACCGGCGCACCCAGTACACGACCCACCCGTACGCGCTCGACCGCCCGCAGGGCGACCGGTACCCGACGTCATGACCGATCGGCTCGGCTTCGGGATGCGTCCCGGGTCCGGCTCCCCGGCGGAGGAGGAGACTCTCCCCGCCGGGGCGCCGCTCCCCCCGGACGCGTCGATCGACCTCGCCAGGGAGCGCGCCGACTCGCAGGTGGACGACGTCCTGGACGCGCTCGACCGCGAACTCGTCGGGCTCGTCCCGGTCAAGACCCGGATCCGGGAGATCGCGGCGCTGCTGCTGATCGACCGCGTCCGGGAGCGGTTCGGGATCGACTCGGGCCGTCCCAACCTGCACATGTGCTTCACCGGGAGCCCCGGGACGGGCAAGACGACCGTCGCCGTCCGGCTCGCCGAGCTGCTGCACCGGCTCGGGTACGTCCGGCGCGGCCATCTCGTGTCGGTCACGCGCGACGACCTCGTCGGCCAGTACGTCGGCCACACCGCGCCGAAGACCAAGGAGGTCCTGAAGCGCGCGATGGGCGGCGTCCTGTTCATCGACGAGGCGTACTACCTGTACCGCGCGGAGAACGAGCGCGACTACGGGCAGGAGGCCATCGAGATCCTGCTCCAGGTGATGGAGAACCAGCGCGACGACCTCGTGGTGGTGCTCGCCGGGTACAAGGACCGGATGGACTCGTTCTTCTCGTCCAACCCCGGCATGAGCAGCCGCATCGCGCACCACATCGACTTCCCCGACTACGCCGCCGGCGAGCTGGAGGAGATCGGGACCATGATGATGGAGCGCGAGGGCTACCGCCTCGACCCGGCCGCCGAACCCGTCTTCCGCGAGTACGTGGAACGGCGGCGCAAGCAGCCGCGGTTCGCCAACGCCCGGTCGGTGCGCAACGCGATCGAGCGGGCCAGACTCCGGCACGCCAACCGGCTGCTGGACGCGGGCGGGTCCGTCGATCGCGCGGAGCTGACCACGCTGCGCGCCGACGACTTCCTCGGCAGCCGCGTGTTCGGTCCCGGAAGCTGACCTTCGCGGGGACGGGGAAGAAGCCCGCCATGTCCTAATGTTGAGTTCATTCGACGTTGGACTTGGGGGGTACGGTGCGCAACCCAGAGGACCTGTACGAGCTGGACGGGGACCTGCCCGCGTTGGACGGGCCGGTCCTCCTCCACAGCCTCGACGGCTTCGTCGACGCGGGGTCCACCGGACAGCTCCTCCGCGAGCACCTGCTCGACGCCCTGGAGCACCGGGTCATCGCCCGGTTCGACGTGGACTCCCTCATCGACTACCGGGCGCGGCGCCCGACCATGACGTTCGACAAGGACCACTGGTCGGACTACGCCGCGCCCGAACTGGCCGTCCACCTGCTGCGCGACGAGGTCGGCACCCCGTTCCTGCTGCTGACGGGCCCGGAGCCCGACCGGCTCTGGGAGGGGTTCGTGGCGTCGGTGCGCGACCTCGTCAAGCGGCTCGGGGTGCGGCTCGTCGTCGGGGTCCACGGGATCCCGATGGGCGTGCCGCACACCCGGCCGGTGGGGATGACGTCGCACGCGACGCGTCCCGACCTCGTCACGCGGGCGGCGTGGTTCGACCGGATGCAGGTACCGGGCAGCGTCGCGGGGCTGCTGGAGTTCCGGCTGGGGGAGGCGGGGCACGACGCGGTGGGGTACGCCGTCCACGTCCCGCACTACCTGGCGCAGGCGTCGTATCCGGCGGCGGCGGTCGCGGGGCTGGAGGCGGTCGTCGGGGCGTCCGGGCTGGTGCTGCCGTCGGACGGGCTGCGCGACGCCGCCGCCCGCACCGACGCCGAGATCGCCGAGCAGGTGGCGGGCAACGACGAGGTGGAGAAGGTCGTCCGGGCCCTGGAGCAGCAGTACGACGCGTTCGCGGGCGCGGCCGAGCGCGAGAGCCTGCTCGCCGACGAGCGGGACATGCCGACCGCCGACGAGATCGCCGCCCAGTTCGAGCGGTTCCTCGCCGAGCAGGACGGCACGGACTCCGCGTGAACTGTCAAAAGAACACGTCTGTTCGCGTGTGATACGGTCCCGCGCATGATTGCGAACGCGCGCCGCCTCCCCCCGCTGACCGGGCGCCGGGTCCTCATCACGGGCTCCGCGCGCGGCATCGGCGCCGCGCTCGCCGAGCGCCTGCACGCCCGGGGCGCCCGCGTCGCCCTCGCCGGGCTCGAACCCGACCTGCTCGCCGCCGTCGCGGCGCGCTGCGGGGACGCGCCCTTCGCCGTGTGCGACATCGCCGACCGCGCCGCCGTGGACGCCGCCGTCGCCGCGGCCGTCGGCGCCCTCGGCGGCCTGGACGTCGTCGTCGCCAACGCCGGGATCGCCGCGCAACTGCCCGTCCTCGGCGGCGACCCGGCCGTCTGGGACCAGACCCTGCGCGTCAACGCCACCGGCACCTACAACACGCTGCGCGCCGCCGGGCCGCACGTCGCGCACCCGCGCGGGTACGCGCTCGCGGTCGCGTCGGCCGCCGCCGCCGTCCAGCTCCCGCTCCTCGGCGCCTACAGCGCGTCCAAGGCCGCCGTCGAGGCGCTCGGCAACACGCTGCGCGCCGAGCTGCGGCCGTCGGGCGCCCGCGTCGGCGTCGCCTACTTCGCCGAACTCGACACCGACATGACCAGCCGGGGGTTCGGCACCGAGGCCGCCGCCGCGCTCATCGGCGGTCGGCGGTCGGCGTCCGGGCTGGCGGGCGTCACTCCGCTGGACGTCGGCATCGACGCCCTCGAACGCGGCATCGCCCGGCGCGCCCGCCGCGTCGTCGCGCCCTGGTGGGTCGCCGGGGCGCTGCCGCTGCGGATGGTCGCGCAGCCGTTCCTGGACCGGATCGTCCAGCGCGACCTGGACCGCGCGCTGGAGATCGCGCGCGGCGAGCACGCCCCGCTCACCACGCCGCAGCCGCCCGGGGACGTCGCGTGACACCGCGCGTCCGGCCCGGCCGGCTCGCCGAGATCGGCCCGTTCACCTGGCTGTTCGCGCGCCTGTCCGGCCGCGTCGCCGGGACGGGGCCGCTCAACCTGTTCCTCACGCTCGGGCGCCGTCCCCGGATGTTCCACACCTGGCTGCTGTTCGCGGGGTCGCTGATGCCCGGCGGCGTGCTGCCGCGCCGGGAGAGCGAACTGGTGATCCTGCGCGTCGCGCACCTGCGGTCGTGCCGGTACGAGTTCGACCACCACGTCCGGCTCGCCCGCCGCGCCGGGGTCCGTGCCGCCGACGTGGAGCGGCTGGTCGCCGGGCCGTCCGCGCCGGGCTGGACGGAGCGCGAGCGGGCCGTCCTCGCCGCCGTGGACGACCTGCACGCTTCCCGCGACCTCTCCGACGCGACGTGGGCCGCGCTGCGGCGGCACCTCACCGAGCCCGAGTGCGTCGAGTTGTGCATGCTCGCCGGCCACTACGAGATGCTGGCGACCGTTATCGGCGCCCTGCGCATCGAACCGGACGCCCCGCGCGGTCAGGTCCGGCGGGCGTAGGACGCCAGGCGTTCGGCTCGCGCCGC comes from Actinomadura rubteroloni and encodes:
- a CDS encoding LysR family transcriptional regulator; translation: MNQEVVRMTEGRLRTFVTVAETGSVREAARRLYVTESAVSAAVAGLARDLGVPLVRRAGRGLALTPPGAVYAGYARQVLGLLEQGRAAARGAADPARGPLRLAAVTTAADELLPDLLAGFRTRWPDVELTLFVGPRRAVFDRLGAHDADLVLAGRPPAELDATVLARHPNDLVVVGAPGLAAGFSLDATPWVMREPGSGTRATAEAYLAEHDAAPPRLVLGSNGAVVAGAAAGLGAALVSREAVGAHLADGRLVVVDAPGTPLDRPWHAVSGPDPTATTRLFVDHLLGAPGWTAA
- a CDS encoding form I ribulose bisphosphate carboxylase large subunit, with protein sequence MSAGRWSAGVIPYAEMGYWRPDYEPKDSDILAAFRITPQQGVPPEEAGAAVAGESSTATWTVVWTDRLTSYENYQAKCYRVEPVPGQEGQFIAYIAYDLDLFEEGSIANLTSSIIGNVFGFKALKALRLEDMRIPTHYVKTFQGPAHGIIMEREYLGKFGRPLLGATVKPKLGLSARNYGRVVYEALRGGLDFTKDDENINSQPFMRWRDRFLYCMEGVNKAQAATGEIKGHYLNVTAGTMEAMYERAEFAKALGSVIVMIDLTIGYTAIQSMANWARANGTILHLHRAGHSTYTRQKNHGVSFRVIAKWMRLAGVDHIHAGTVVGKLEGDPNTVAGFYDTLRLDKIAADPVKGLYFDQEWASLPGTMPVASGGIHAGQMHQLLHYLDEDVVLQFGGGTIGHPMGIAAGAAANRVALEAMIKARNEGRDFLKEGGDILRAAAKHSRELDVALSTWGDITFNYESTDTPDVVETPVSI
- a CDS encoding ribulose bisphosphate carboxylase small subunit, translated to MRVTQGTFSYLPDFTDEEIARQIAYALDRDWPCSVEFTDDPHPRNSYWEMWGLPMFDLKDPAGVLLEVNECRKAYPNHYIRLNAYDARYGRQTTALSFIVQRPAEEPGFRLDRTETSDRRTQYTTHPYALDRPQGDRYPTS
- the cbbX gene encoding CbbX protein encodes the protein MTDRLGFGMRPGSGSPAEEETLPAGAPLPPDASIDLARERADSQVDDVLDALDRELVGLVPVKTRIREIAALLLIDRVRERFGIDSGRPNLHMCFTGSPGTGKTTVAVRLAELLHRLGYVRRGHLVSVTRDDLVGQYVGHTAPKTKEVLKRAMGGVLFIDEAYYLYRAENERDYGQEAIEILLQVMENQRDDLVVVLAGYKDRMDSFFSSNPGMSSRIAHHIDFPDYAAGELEEIGTMMMEREGYRLDPAAEPVFREYVERRRKQPRFANARSVRNAIERARLRHANRLLDAGGSVDRAELTTLRADDFLGSRVFGPGS
- a CDS encoding proteasome assembly chaperone family protein, whose translation is MRNPEDLYELDGDLPALDGPVLLHSLDGFVDAGSTGQLLREHLLDALEHRVIARFDVDSLIDYRARRPTMTFDKDHWSDYAAPELAVHLLRDEVGTPFLLLTGPEPDRLWEGFVASVRDLVKRLGVRLVVGVHGIPMGVPHTRPVGMTSHATRPDLVTRAAWFDRMQVPGSVAGLLEFRLGEAGHDAVGYAVHVPHYLAQASYPAAAVAGLEAVVGASGLVLPSDGLRDAAARTDAEIAEQVAGNDEVEKVVRALEQQYDAFAGAAERESLLADERDMPTADEIAAQFERFLAEQDGTDSA
- a CDS encoding SDR family NAD(P)-dependent oxidoreductase; the encoded protein is MIANARRLPPLTGRRVLITGSARGIGAALAERLHARGARVALAGLEPDLLAAVAARCGDAPFAVCDIADRAAVDAAVAAAVGALGGLDVVVANAGIAAQLPVLGGDPAVWDQTLRVNATGTYNTLRAAGPHVAHPRGYALAVASAAAAVQLPLLGAYSASKAAVEALGNTLRAELRPSGARVGVAYFAELDTDMTSRGFGTEAAAALIGGRRSASGLAGVTPLDVGIDALERGIARRARRVVAPWWVAGALPLRMVAQPFLDRIVQRDLDRALEIARGEHAPLTTPQPPGDVA
- a CDS encoding carboxymuconolactone decarboxylase family protein, whose translation is MTPRVRPGRLAEIGPFTWLFARLSGRVAGTGPLNLFLTLGRRPRMFHTWLLFAGSLMPGGVLPRRESELVILRVAHLRSCRYEFDHHVRLARRAGVRAADVERLVAGPSAPGWTERERAVLAAVDDLHASRDLSDATWAALRRHLTEPECVELCMLAGHYEMLATVIGALRIEPDAPRGQVRRA